One region of Serinus canaria isolate serCan28SL12 chromosome 25, serCan2020, whole genome shotgun sequence genomic DNA includes:
- the SLC35A2 gene encoding UDP-galactose translocator isoform X1, protein MAAPGTVDGGGSGDSTGPATVSRRVKYASLGVLVLQNASLVLSIRYVRTLPGERFLPTTAVVMAEAMKGSACLLLLLIQHRGSVRQTAVTLHEAVVGQFGDTLRLAVPSLIYTLQNNLQYVAISNLPAATFQVTYQLKILTTALFSVLLLGTALSRLQWLSLALLFAGVALVQAEQARAVPTPGALAPSAGPEVPPQSYAVGLAAVAASCLSSGFAGVYFERLLKRSGGSIWLRNVQLGAVGTAVGLGAMLAAEGPAVAALGFFYGYNGAVWAVVVNQAAGGLLVAVVVRYADNILKGFATALSILASTAASAHLFGFRPRAPFLAGTAMVLAAVVLYGRPRASQGGPGRGQDGGKSPSKAKGT, encoded by the exons tgtcgCGGCGGGTGAAGTACGCCAGCCTGGGcgtgctggtgctgcagaacGCGTCGCTGGTGCTCAGCATCCGCTACGTGCGCACCCTGCCTGGGGAGAGATTCCTGCCCACCACGGCCGTGGTGATGGCCGAGGCCATGAAGGGCAGcgcctgcctgctgctgctgctgatccagCACCGGG GCAGCGTCCGGCAGACGGCGGTGACGCTGCACGAGGCCGTGGTGGGACAGTTTGGGGACACGCTGcgcctggctgtcccctccctcaTCTACACCCTGCAGAACAACCTGCAGTACGTGGCCATCTCCAACCTGCCTGCTGCCACCTTCCAG gTGACCTACCAGCTGAAGATCCTGACCACGGCGCTGTTCtcggtgctgctgctgggcacggCGCTGTCGCGGCTGCAGTGGCTGTCGCTGGCGCTGCTCTTCGCGGGGGTGGCGCTGGTGCAGGCGGAGCAGGCTCGGGCAGTGCCAACCCCGGGGGCGCTGGCACCGTCGGCGGGCCCCGAGGTGCCCCCTCAGAGCTACGCCGTGGGGCTGGCGGCCGTGGCCGCCTCCTGCCTGTCCTCGGGCTTCGCCGGCGTCTACTTCGAGCGGCTGCTGAAGCGCTCGGGCGGCTCCATCTGGCTGCGCAACGTTCAGCTGGGCGCCGTGGGCACGGCCGTGGGGCTGGGCGCCATGCTGGCCGCCGAGGGCCCGGCCGTGGCCGCGCTCGGCTTCTTCTACGGCTACAACGGCGCCGTCTGGGCCGTGGTGGTCAACCAGGCGGCCGGGGGGCTGCTGGTGGCCGTGGTGGTTCGCTACGCCGACAACATCCTCAAGGGGTTCGCCACGGCGCTCTCCATCCTGGCCTCCACGGCCGCCTCGGCGCATCTGTTCGGGTTCCGGCCGCGGGCGCCCTTCCTGGCCGGCACCGCCATGGTGCTCGCCGCCGTCGTGCTCTACGGGCGGCCCCGCGCCAGCCAGGGCGGCCCCGGCCGCGGGCAGGACGGCGGCAA GTCTCCCAGCAAGGCCAAGGGCACCTGA
- the SLC35A2 gene encoding UDP-galactose translocator isoform X2, translating into MAAPGTVDGGGSGDSTGPATGSVRQTAVTLHEAVVGQFGDTLRLAVPSLIYTLQNNLQYVAISNLPAATFQVTYQLKILTTALFSVLLLGTALSRLQWLSLALLFAGVALVQAEQARAVPTPGALAPSAGPEVPPQSYAVGLAAVAASCLSSGFAGVYFERLLKRSGGSIWLRNVQLGAVGTAVGLGAMLAAEGPAVAALGFFYGYNGAVWAVVVNQAAGGLLVAVVVRYADNILKGFATALSILASTAASAHLFGFRPRAPFLAGTAMVLAAVVLYGRPRASQGGPGRGQDGGKSPSKAKGT; encoded by the exons GCAGCGTCCGGCAGACGGCGGTGACGCTGCACGAGGCCGTGGTGGGACAGTTTGGGGACACGCTGcgcctggctgtcccctccctcaTCTACACCCTGCAGAACAACCTGCAGTACGTGGCCATCTCCAACCTGCCTGCTGCCACCTTCCAG gTGACCTACCAGCTGAAGATCCTGACCACGGCGCTGTTCtcggtgctgctgctgggcacggCGCTGTCGCGGCTGCAGTGGCTGTCGCTGGCGCTGCTCTTCGCGGGGGTGGCGCTGGTGCAGGCGGAGCAGGCTCGGGCAGTGCCAACCCCGGGGGCGCTGGCACCGTCGGCGGGCCCCGAGGTGCCCCCTCAGAGCTACGCCGTGGGGCTGGCGGCCGTGGCCGCCTCCTGCCTGTCCTCGGGCTTCGCCGGCGTCTACTTCGAGCGGCTGCTGAAGCGCTCGGGCGGCTCCATCTGGCTGCGCAACGTTCAGCTGGGCGCCGTGGGCACGGCCGTGGGGCTGGGCGCCATGCTGGCCGCCGAGGGCCCGGCCGTGGCCGCGCTCGGCTTCTTCTACGGCTACAACGGCGCCGTCTGGGCCGTGGTGGTCAACCAGGCGGCCGGGGGGCTGCTGGTGGCCGTGGTGGTTCGCTACGCCGACAACATCCTCAAGGGGTTCGCCACGGCGCTCTCCATCCTGGCCTCCACGGCCGCCTCGGCGCATCTGTTCGGGTTCCGGCCGCGGGCGCCCTTCCTGGCCGGCACCGCCATGGTGCTCGCCGCCGTCGTGCTCTACGGGCGGCCCCGCGCCAGCCAGGGCGGCCCCGGCCGCGGGCAGGACGGCGGCAA GTCTCCCAGCAAGGCCAAGGGCACCTGA